The following coding sequences lie in one Drosophila sulfurigaster albostrigata strain 15112-1811.04 chromosome 2R, ASM2355843v2, whole genome shotgun sequence genomic window:
- the LOC133838195 gene encoding LOW QUALITY PROTEIN: protein chibby homolog 1 (The sequence of the model RefSeq protein was modified relative to this genomic sequence to represent the inferred CDS: deleted 1 base in 1 codon), with translation MPLFNKKFESKPIPARVNRCNIGFPVVSEDIDDFRKISLNLGNKKLRFADGIWMHSVRKGDVDDMLRLNKKFRALEEENNMCNLKIEVMLDLLAEHATELNELKPKEK, from the exons ATGCCGCTGTTCAACAAGAAATTCGAATCGAAACCGATTCCAGCGCGTGTAAATCGCTGTAATATTGGTTTTCCGGTTGTTAGCGAAGATATTGATGATTTCCGCAAGATATCCCTTAATCTGGGCAATAAAAAACTGCGTTTCGCCGATGGCATTTGGATGCATTCGGTGCGCAAAGGCGACGTCGATGATATGCTGCGtttgaat aaaaagtttCGGGCATTAGAGGAGGAGAATAACATGTGTAATCTTAAGATTGAGGTGATGCTGGATTTGCTGGCCGAACATGCCACAGAACTGAATGAACTGAAGCCGAAGGAGAAGT AA